The following proteins are encoded in a genomic region of Arachis stenosperma cultivar V10309 chromosome 4, arast.V10309.gnm1.PFL2, whole genome shotgun sequence:
- the LOC130974769 gene encoding probable purine permease 4, with amino-acid sequence MATPPLKNNNDIIDDESSIDDDQEEITTQLDLPSSSTMDDNNITIMQEEIMQTERGNNKRYIPLLVINYVCLFIGSVTSSLLSKYYFNHKGSSRWVSTWVQSSGFPLLLIPITLPYFLNLTKRKPFTDFTTKMVALSISIGFMLGINNLLFSWGNSFLPVSTSSLLLSSQLVFNLVLSIIIVKQKLTFSNVNCVVLLTLSSILLGLDSSHEKNETKMEKDKYFIGFFCTIGAGLLFALYLPVMELVYRRVYCYQMVMEMQLIMEVAATLLASIGMSIDGGFSHMKVESERVFEKGGRIYWLTVTANMVTWQMCFMGTAGMIYMTSSLTGGICTTALVSMNVVGGVLVFRDSFNAVKAVSTAICIWGFCSYLYGLYTKNSHHHNHSSSSIEKDKENEMIPIINPSLTR; translated from the exons ATGGCCACTCCGCCACTCAAGAACAACAATGACATTATTGATGATGAATCCTCCATTGATGATGATCAAGAAGAAATAACAACACAGCTAGATCTACCTTCTTCATCAACAATGGACGACAATAACATCACAATAATGCAGGAGGAGATCATGCAAACTGAGAGGGGAAACAACAAGAGGTACATACCTCTTTTAGTGATCAATTATGTTTGCTTATTTATTGGTTCAGTCACATCAAGCTTGCTTTCAAAATACTATTTCAACCACAAAGGTTCAAGCAGATGGGTCTCAACATGGGTACAATCTTCTGGGTTCCCACTTCTTTTGATCCCAATCACCCTCCCTTACTTTCTAAACCTCACAAAAAGAAAACCCTTTACCGATTTCACCACAAAGATGGTAGCTTTATCAATCTCAATAGGGTTCATGCTTGGAATCAACAACCTCCTATTCTCATGGGGTAACTCCTTCTTACCCGTTTCAACCTCTTCACTATTGCTTTCTTCCCAACTTGTCTTCAATCTTGTACTCTCAATCATCATTGTGAAGCAGAAACTCACATTCTCTAACGTTAATTGTGTTGTGCTATTGACGTTGAGCTCTATCCTGTTGGGCTTGGACTCTAGTCACGAGAAGAATGAAACAAAAATGGAAAAAGACAAGTACTTCATTGGATTCTTCTGCACAATCGGTGCAGGTTTGTTGTTTGCACTGTACTTGCCTGTAATGGAACTTGTTTACAGAAGGGTCTATTGTTACCAGATGGTTATGGAGATGCAGCTCATCATGGAGGTTGCCGCCACTCTTCTTGCATCAATAGGAATGTCCATCGATGGTGGTTTTTCACACATGAAG GTCGAAAGCGAGAGGGTGTTTGAGAAAGGAGGAAGAATATACTGGTTGACGGTTACAGCTAATATGGTGACATGGCAGATGTGTTTCATGGGGACGGCGGGGATGATATACATGACGTCCTCGCTCACAGGAGGGATATGCACGACGGCGCTGGTGTCCATGAACGTTGTCGGTGGAGTACTTGTCTTCCGAGATTCCTTCAATGCTGTTAAGGCTGTCTCCACTGCCATCTGCATCTGGGGCTTCTGCTCCTATCTCTATGGCCTCTATACCAAAAACAGCCACCACCATAACCACTCATCTTCTTCCATAGAAAAGGACAAAGAGAACGAGATGATTCCTATCATCAACCCTTCCCTCACTCGTTGA